The Humulus lupulus chromosome 7, drHumLupu1.1, whole genome shotgun sequence region aaaaaatttaaaatatgatattttttagaattttacaataataattatttaaaaataataaataattaaacaaattaaaataagatatattttttcagatattttacaatgataattattttaaaataataaataattaaataaattaaaatatgatatttttgagatattttacattaataattatttaaaaataataaaatcatattttttataacttaaataaaatttaattaaacttaaactcacttattagaataatatcatattaaacatataatataatctattatgAATTAGCaacaactttttaaaaaaaattagcaagaaacttaaatttaaaattcatgtataatatttaatattacattaaatatataatatataatatataatatataatctcttgttctcgctccaaaattaaaaaattagaacaaacatcaacttaatcaaaaataaataaattatttataaaactAATATTACTAAGATATATATAAAGTGCTATCTTTACTGATATCATATAGGTCAAAGAATTTTCACTTGAAATTTTAGATTAAACCCATGTATCAGCTAGGATTTATAATAAGATGTCAAGAACCAGATGGAAATAAAGTATAATTATTTACAATTAAAGTAGAGAGATTGTAAAATAAGAGCTGATGATCTAGCTTGGTCTTCAAAATAAACTTCAATTCGCACATACATAAAGGAAAGAAACTACAAAATATATCTAAGactaaaaaaaagaagaagaaaaacctgTTCTAAACTTGATGAAAATGAGAAATTAGCCACTGAATGAAAGACAAGCACCTTTTTAGGCATCAGTTACGTCGTCGGCCATAACAGCACAAGGCATCTGGTTGAGATCAATATCAAGCATTAAAGGACGGCGCCCAGTAATCTTAGTAGTGTTACCATTTCTACCAACAAGATGATCATGATCCACTTGAGACGATGATGATGAGGCCATGATCTGAAGCTCACCACCACCATTACACATACTTGATTTAGCTACTTCAACACCTATACCATAAAACTTGGTCCTTTTCATAGTTTTCGCAACTTCAAcatcatcattatcatctttTTTCTTAGTATCAATTGTAGTAGCACTACTATGCTTCTTGTTGTCTTTGTTATGAGTTGATCTATGTCCTCCCAAGGCCTGGAATGTCGAAAAAGATTTATCACAGCTACTACATTTgtaagtagcagcagtagcagtagtattagtagtgcTAAATCTAATCTTCAGCTTCTTATTATTAGAAACGCTTTTCTCATCTTTATTACCATCATCCGTTTCggtactattactactactactaacactcACACTGTTTTTCATCATCATATTCTTCCTTTTCAAATCATTAACCCTAGCATATTTTTTTGGATCGGAATTATAATCAGTACCATCACCAGACACAGAAGTAGGAGAAGAATCTGCTTTTACCTGATCAGGTTGTTTTCTCAAAACCCTATCTTGTGAGCGAGAAAGATTGATGAGATCAACGGCCGCAGCTAAAGTAGGGTCACCTTTCCGGCCTCTCCTACCGGTCTCGGACCAACTTGATGACAAACTTTGTAATAAATCAACGGTAGTGATGGAATCTGTACTGGGCGAACCATTGGCCAATCTATCTGAGACTAGTGTCTCCGAAACAGGAGGCTGAATCCCTTTCCAATTCCTATCACGATGAGTTCTCATGTGACCAGATAACGATTTCATTGAGGGGAAATACTTGTGGCAGATACAACATAACATACTATTTTCACCTTTAATCCTGCTTCGAATGTTATTATTGTTACCACTCTCTTGAGTTTTGTTGCCGGCGGAGGCGGAGGCGACTGCAGCTGCGGCCAGGCGTTCCTGCTGGATGTGAAATCTCTTGTGCCCTCCCAAAGCCTTGCCGGAGCTGAAGCGTTTCCCGCAGAAGTTGCATACGTGATTTTTCTCTTCTACAGACTTGAATTCCATGCTCAGCACTATTTGCATGTCTCTTTCTCCAGAACcgcaaaattatgaaaattagcAAATTGTAATTAAAATTGAGCACAATCAAATCGATTTGATCAGATTGAGGTATAATGAAGAGAGTATTTTACTGTGATAGTAGTAGTATACCTTAGAAAAGGAGATAAGCTACTCGGATTCTGGTTTAGGAGACTAAGTAAAGAGTTTTAGAGCTACTGATTTCGGATACTGGTTATTTAGGGCTTAAAGgttaagcaaaaaaaaaataaaaataaaaataataacagaATAAAAAGTAATGAAACAATATATTTAatgggaagaaaaaaaaataccagaTTAAATTTCGGGTAAGAATCAAACCATACAGCGCAGTTGTggggatttttaaaaaaaaaagaatcaattAAGTCGTTTGAATTAATTAAGTTTCCAAATTGCTCATGTACCCTTCATTAATGCATTTAATTCAACATCCTTTGCCAAAACTTTGTTTTCCATATTGTTTGGCTTTCCGTTATTGTATATGCACCTGCACTACCATTTAATACAATATATTATATAGGTTATTATCGgctcttgattttttttcttaatttattatatatacaaAATTTGGAAAGTGATAATAGTTTTTGACTTTTTATAttcctttcttttattcagaatttaccatatatatttatattcaatATATTCTTTCTCAAGTTTAATTTTCTTTGATATATAATGTTGTGATGGTTATCCTCTTATAATACTTCAACCACGCGTTGATTTATATTCTCCCTAGTCAAGACCGTTAATTTATTTCACCCATATATACATTAATTGATGATATAGGTACCTTATATATTCATCTGAAAAGAAgctttacatatattttttattcaatttataaACATAAATTTCTGAATGTAATAGTGAGGTTGAAGTAATTCATCGTTCTCATTTTTCTTTATCCTATCTCGGCCGTGGCGATCACCATTTTTCTTTCCTTACTTGCGGCTGCTTGTCTCCCTTCTGGCGAGCTTTTGGCTTTCAGACACGTGTATTTCATCACCAACATTACATATATTAAGCAATGTGAAAATATTGATGagagaaaaatgaagaaagaGATGCGAGATAGAATAAATGATGAAAAAAAGTGATAAAGAGAAAAAGTGGTGGTATAcatattaggaaaaaaaattgGGAGAGAAAATTGTAGAGAGAATTAACTATCTTAATTACCTACTTTGAAGAAAATCGATTAgtattaaattgattaatcaaatTTAATGTCTATAATGGCATGCTCAAAAGAATATGTATCAAAGGGCTTGTTTTAAAATAATTGGATTTATAAAAACCAATCCAAATCGGTCTAAAATATTAATGTTGTTGATTAAATGTTTGTTTAGTTGTTTCAACTAGTTATACTTGCTTTGTGCTAGACTCGTTAGGCCAAGAGGGAGGTCTCCAACTTAAAGGAGGCGCTTATCTCCGTCAGCGATGGCTCCAATGAACAAAGTAATTTGTTGAGGAAAATAGGAAGAATGATGTCTTGGACGTGAGAGAGATGTGGATGTCAAAAATTAATGCACAGTAAAAGTATGATCATAAGAGTATCTCTAGTGGTATACCATGGTGATATGCATTGTCAAAATATATCTTACTCTATAAAATATTTGCTGCAATGGTTTGTCAAGTTGTATTAAATTTGACACACAATATAACAAGATGTATATTTTGTATCACCATAAATGCTATATTTTTTATTGAGTAATGCTAGGGACAAACATTTTGCACATCCAAAATGCACACAATAATGGGCATGTCACAtcttaaatcacacataaaaataATAAGTCTCGCCTTAATAAAAATTGAATGGTTTAAGATGCATGTTATATCATTGTGTATTATGAATGTGTAAAATGAGTGTATTAGTAAACAATTGATTTTTCCATCTACTTTTATAACTGTGCAACATAATACATAAAATTGTGTCAAATATATTACATATTGATTTTTTGTGTCAAATATAACATAATATTTACACGGGAGATGGTCGAAGCCATAATGAGCATAGTAAAAGGGGTGCTGTTTAAGGTTTGGATCGTGGGAAGTACATTATAGTCATGAAACCGTTACTCTTAGTGTGGTGAAGGTTTCTCTAGATCTCAAAATGAATGAAAATTAAAGATGCTTTAAAAATGATAAATCATAGATAGATAGGAGATACTCATTTATAAATATCTATagtttttttaaaatcaattagaCATAGCTCACTAAAATGAGCAGTACCACTAACAATCTGTTACAATTTTCAAATATAAACAATTTTAATTTAAGTTACAAAAATATTAACTTACTAATCTATAtctgtgtagataacaaaaaaaaaaacagtttgttttgttaactttaacagaatatataaaatatttaacataatatacctttaaaactaacttaaaaatagataattatcaattatattaatataaatttaaatattataaaatatcattattataataatatttaatataagactacatatataataattatattaatagcaattcaaattcaaattcaaatgttataaaataccATTATATAATagaagactaaatatttaataactatattaatataaatttaaatattataaaatattattatgataataatatataatcctatttttttactaattatattaatatgaatttaaatattataataatatttaatacaaaactagatatttaatacttatatcaatataaatttaaatattataaaatataataataataataataatataaaatacataatcttaatttttattaaaagatatttttttttatatataatattgtttatttatttgaaatatttatatgacaatgttataaatttaataaatataattaatgaattatataaataaaattaagcaaatgcactaagtaaacgtgcattgcttgtgttgacgctgtttttcgttaacttaaatcgtagagcaattaaacaacgtatACTATGAagtgaatgaataatgaagaaagacaatagggtttttacgtggttcaacagttaactctgcctagtccacgagtttgtgttattaaggcttaaagatttctagaaattcttcagagatgaattacccagaaaagattcTCCAGCCCAAAAAGAAATCGAtcatttacaagtggtcattcctcctctatttataggggaggttacagagttcattcccacatatttcaggaagatattccatatatcaatttaaataatgatattaaatgcaatatctcctacatatatggaaacgtcccataagaatcgggaacggataacagactaaataatatcccttaaatgttgggattatacaacaataaatatgttcatacataaCGGGTTATCCAAgatgactcatcgggtcttcgagatcagtGATCGAACCTGTGGCTGTTGAGACTTATGGTATTGTTACGAGCTTACCAtcctacttcaggacatgctcggaCCAGATAAACACTGCcgaagctatcacactcgagcttgcacttcccaagctcggactgttTAATCCGAAGACGATCGATAACCGATGTATCCTAATGTCGTGTtatttcgaactcagaaagtgtcccgaggttacacatctttgaGGTCGTCATTTTACTTCGGAGATCTCACAGCTGGACCATACGATgtatttcatacatttcgagctcactctgacgagtccagtttttgaggtcataacctctagtctcgaaatctgggtttaacagtttgccccctcaaaagtatcagttcgaatcctatgagaaggaaacttttgaactgttcCTATTCGAAATGTACCATAAaaaacactcgagtgtggacacgcgtcgaacaggtattgatcactcaaagtacttgagtaccttggaaatctgcccacgtcTATCCACCTGCCATTCTTTATGGTACTATCAACTCACAGGTCCCTGGCCGTTTGATCCGATATGGAATCTGGtcaatggcccaaattaattcggCCTTTTACACTTCCATGGGTTTATAAATAGGACTCTATTCGTCGTCCCCATTTTACTTTCACGTTCGAGTTTTCTGCAgagagaatagaagagaaaaaccAGATAATACtgcccagttcttgcatgttctccaaaccacgAAAACAGAACAACGTGCACCTCTTCGACTCTATGAGATCGTTTTTGCAGCCACTTATTCAATCATCAATCTCTCTGTTTCCGCCGATCGCATTATGTAAGTTTTCTGTTCATAGCTTCGTATGCccgtatatttttcatgcatgtttacattgctaCACTGTTTGTTCCCTTGCTAGTTTTTCACATTAGATTGTTTCAGTACATACTAGCCTTAAGGTCTGATAttatgggttccaaacccagttCATGTGTAGGAGACCTAGATATGGTTCTTTTACTgaacattttgaattttgaatggcgtatcttgtacaccaagatatcgggtataaaattagggttttgtaaaatgcacgtttcccaaaaattccactctttgggtaactgccaactttttccctgaaatatcgggatcttcaaaaataaatccacaTTCCTTTCTttcggtggaatacacgctccgagAGACTGTCCTCGTCCTTTGGATCGagtttgccttgtagcctcgaacATTCGAGCTTAGGTCATCTTGGTTTTACATTAtttcttgttcgcttggccctcacccttttgctctctTGCTAGATGTTGCAGAACTCAGGAaaatggtgggggtcaaagcttgagattccttattcaccagtaACTCCGAGCCCGAATTCCCCTTTTACTCAGAACCAGCACTTGATTCGAGAGCACTAACTGAGGTGTGAGTAAGAAGACATCCGAGATCATtttcgacgtcagatagacgaggtcgaagaaggaaaaaggaaaaaactaagggtTGCCATCTACCCAGATCCGGATTCCGAGCTTagaccgattcccctcgaccctgcgctcAAAGTGACAGTTGCCTTTAGGCTAGGTGATCTCCAATTcttactgatgggggaaccttcttcctcacagCCAACCTCTGTCCCCACCTTGAGgagggaattttttgaggccaagcattactggagctcgatCTCTTCACTAGGGCAGATCTTCGACATTCTGGCCCTCCACAACATCGGACTGTCGGGCTCACTGAGGTGTCGAGCTTCGGCCTTCCACGAGCGAAGTTGCCACGCGCCGGGAGATGGGAACCCTGACAGCAAGCTAAGATATGCAGCTTGGAGCCAtgaacatatgaaggcaggggttgtactgcccttaaagtcctttttcaaAAACTTTACGGAGTTTGTTAGGCTCTcccctttccagctcaacaccaactcatacagggttttgTCCGCCCTGAGGttgctttaccacgagctaaagtgggaaggaccttcaccaaaggagatcctgtatctcttttgtttgaaaagcaaacccctcccgagctcggggaggggacgacttctactacttctcgagctatcccaaagagaagaaaatctttgaggatcttcccaaccatccccCAGACTTCAAAAATGCTATCTTTTGGACGGATGGCTTGGCTCCCTCCATACACTACTCGTTCAAGCGAATTCGTAAGTCCCTGACTAATTTCTTCGTTTTGTGCTCGAGTTTTGTTTGAGCTCGCGCTTAATCATAATATGTtcatttttccagccaactaccatcgtcccactcccaccaaggagatgaaagaGCACAAAGAGGCTCTGCTTCAACTCCCTTACGGAGGGAGGTCTCTCTCCTATCTCCTCCACGAAGACAAGCTCCGAGCCTGCggcctcctggagaaggatcagtccacatttgactggtccaacaaaaaatataccCAGTGGGAGCTTGTGCCTCTCCCAATTGGCAGCCTTCCTCTGAGGTGAAATGTTAGGCCTCCATCTCCAGTTCAACGCCGCAGGAGCCCACAAttggggaacgaggccaatgatgaagtctcaagctcgagctcgagtgacagaggtacagtcatcctcagctcggatttgtggtctcctTCACTACTTAAGCATTGTGCAAGGATGATATGGACCATTTTTATgtttggtcttgggtagatgagagagtacataggtttgatagctggctcgggaaatacgacaccatgtatagtctgaacgaggtatggaatggaatagccattcaatacgggacaaacgactatagagacctttcgaggttgacttccacttacagggaaggtactcccccccgcctcctctgaggATGGGGGAATTACATGGtcaccgagcacgagctcgggggagagttccagttaggtttccctCTACTTGTCTTTTTGTTCTTTGCCTGTCTTTGTCATGCTAGCTTTTTTGTCTTGGAATATCTCATAATGTGATGTGAATGTGCAGGTGATATGGATTCCGACCTCGAATCTGTGCTCGCTAGGGGTGAGGGAGCCcaaaggagtaagcgcccgagggggtCGCAGAAATCAGACtgacctgccaaggtccttaagaggaccgagaagatacctcctccaccagctccagctCCTCCAAGCCCAGCTGTGGATCCGACTCCTCAGGTCGAGGCGTCCTCTACGGTCGttcctcctgtgcctcctccgaCCTTGGTCCATTCCGCGCTTGGTCCACCTCCGAAAAAGCCTTCTGTCTCCAAAATGCATTtgctgtcgatttctactcacgtcaatgagtatgtaattgacaatgcagccggatcccatggggctacacttggctcagacattctgtctcgagtgggcTAGAGTTTTGGTAGCTTCGATGCCCCTCATTGGCAGTTCttgaacaatgctcgagactgcaacactctttacgagaagagtatcaAGCTCACTGCAGCGGTAACTTTCCTCATCTCGTTGCTATTTGTATTTATACTTAGTtcattttctaatttgatttcttcgTGTGTCAGACTCTTACTGTCTCTGCTCaactcaactataagttgaacaatgaggttcaTTCGAGCATGTCTTATGCCCAGGAGTcaaaggatctccaactcaagcttagtgacgagctcaaggccacaaaggcaaagatggaggctgaaggTGAACAACTATAAGCCAAGACAGCCGAGCTCGAGAACCTGAATGCCCgggtcgcggagcttgagaaggtgaaCGCCCGGGTCGCGGAGCTTGaaaagatcaatgccaagcttgaggaggagaaggctgccactttcgagattatggagggcgaaaaggcccgcctccttgcagagtttaaggagaagaaggatcgggtgGTTGACTTGGCCATGTATAGGATATGGGTCAGTAATGccgatctcgataccagcttcttaggctctttCGAGACAGATCTAGTGGCCAAGTGGCAAGCTCGGATCGATGAGGAGGAGGTTGCTCGGGAGGAGGCAGAGAGAGCTAAGGAGGTTtcagagaaggccaaggaggatgctcctccctcctaaatctctacctggggctgcgtccctttaaaTTTTTTGTAATAGTTCTTTTTTTATCTTCTGCTTTTTATGCCCccggggctaagacaatttatagctcatgaaagagctattttcttatgatatttatgataccatatttgactttactttaatatatttgttttacaTTTCTTAGGTCGAAATATTTCACACATTTTATAATAAATGGCCTTATGTCtgcttattcatacaaacatgcgGTGGATTTTGAGgctcgagcttcaatgcattcatg contains the following coding sequences:
- the LOC133792356 gene encoding zinc finger protein ZAT9-like; protein product: MQIVLSMEFKSVEEKNHVCNFCGKRFSSGKALGGHKRFHIQQERLAAAAVASASAGNKTQESGNNNNIRSRIKGENSMLCCICHKYFPSMKSLSGHMRTHRDRNWKGIQPPVSETLVSDRLANGSPSTDSITTVDLLQSLSSSWSETGRRGRKGDPTLAAAVDLINLSRSQDRVLRKQPDQVKADSSPTSVSGDGTDYNSDPKKYARVNDLKRKNMMMKNSVSVSSSSNSTETDDGNKDEKSVSNNKKLKIRFSTTNTTATAATYKCSSCDKSFSTFQALGGHRSTHNKDNKKHSSATTIDTKKKDDNDDVEVAKTMKRTKFYGIGVEVAKSSMCNGGGELQIMASSSSSQVDHDHLVGRNGNTTKITGRRPLMLDIDLNQMPCAVMADDVTDA